Proteins encoded together in one Bombus vancouverensis nearcticus chromosome 14, iyBomVanc1_principal, whole genome shotgun sequence window:
- the LOC117159764 gene encoding uncharacterized protein LOC117159764 isoform X3, translating to MDSEGSVILESCGEHSILIQTVKDMVNVNTHTDLQSEEGGFFVVTDVQDEQQNVIEVSNEQSTVGQSDVQFSWSNLCRICANVNDHLIPIFEGEGLQHDLCNKIHKYLPICVSENDALPLQLCYHCAATLLAWHELLEGCLNAERRLLEMQDALQEKQGIEGLETSTQDATSAPNVTESLHQQQETVKDEVSGNSAVNDSDRSGSMRTPFKVFLDMQNVFRKPYRKKFQLQERKPTDNGDCDSVWITVMNSTLDQPTIMSNQLQDNDVTIKEEVSQIYNSDSMEKLKLDDETYKLTDSSNAKNGSKKVKGRCKICSNNSKDSKNSCEHIKNKAIIDVQESYQCVECGKCFKLKDSFLRHMRIHTDERPFTCHVCGKQFRDSGGLSRHLKDVHAKLKNFTCDICGKSFASKATREDHRRTHTGERPYVCDSCGKTFKSKASLYIHSKLHTDEFPHPCSYCNKKFRRRQEMLAHVTTHTGEKNHGCDVCSKRFRVKSELVRHKLIHSETKPFVCVECGLAFRQKRYLNNHIKSRHIETLRAC from the exons ATGGACTCTGAGGGTTCTGTTATATTGGAATCATGCGGAGAAcattcaattttaattcaaacGGTAAAAGACATGGTTAATGTAAATACACATACTGATTTACAAAGTGAGGAAGGTGGATTTTTCGTAGTAACAGATGTTCAAGATGAACAACAAAATGTGATAGAAGTTTCAAATGAGCAATCAACAGTAGGACAGTCTGATGTACAATTTTCCTGGTCTAATTTATGTAGAATATGTGCAAATGTCAATGATCATTTAATCCCAATATTTGAAGGAGAAGGTCTACAACATGACCTatgtaataaaatacataaatatttaccaatatgt gTATCTGAAAATGATGCACTTCCATTACAATTATGTTACCATTGTGCTGCTACATTATTAGCATGGCATGAACTATTAGAAGGATGTCTGAATGCAGAAAGAAGATTATTAGAGATGCAAGATGCTTTGCAAGAAAAACAG GGTATAGAAGGATTAGAAACTTCTACACAGGATGCAACATCTGCACCTAATGTAACGGAATCACTT CATCAACAGCAAGAAACTGTAAAGGATGAAGTCTCTGGGAATTCAGCTGTTAATGATTCAGACAG GTCCGGTAGTATGCGAACACCGTTTAAGGTGTTCCTAGATATGCAGAATGTATTTCGGAAGCCATACAGAAAAAAGTTCCAGCTACAAGAAAGAAAGCCTACAGACAATGGAGATTGCGATTCGGTGTGGATTACCGTCATGAATTCGACACTTGATCAACCTACTATAATGTCTAACCAACTACAAGACAATGATGTTACTATAAAGGAAGAGGTTTCTCAAATCTATAATTCAGATagtatggaaaaattaaaactaGATGACGAGACGTATAAACTAACAGATTCTTCAAATGCAAAAAATGGAAGTAAAAAAGTGAAAGGAAGATGTAAAATTTGTTCTAATAATTCAAAAGATTCAAAAAATTCTTGCGAACATATAAAGAATAAAGCTATCATTGATGTTCAAGAATCTTACCAATGCGTCGAATGCGGAAAATGTTTTAAGTTAAAAGATTCTTTTCTCAGACACATGAGGATACATACAGATGAAAGACCGTTTACTTGTCACGTGTGTGGAAAGCAATTTAGGGACTCTGGTGGTCTTTCTAGGCATTTAAAGGACGTACacgcaaaattaaaaaattttacgtGCGATATATGTGGTAAATCTTTCGCATCGAAAGCTACGAGAGAAGACCATCGTCGAACACATACAGGAGAAAGACCCTATGTATGTGATTCATGCGGAAAGACATTTAAATCTAAAGCTTCCTTATATATTCATAGTAAATTACATACGGATGAATTTCCACATCCTTGCTcttattgtaataaaaaatttcgtAGAAGACAGGAAATGTTAGCGCATGTAACCACTCACACAGGAGAGAAAAATCATGGTTGCGACGTGTGTTCGAAAAGATTTCGAGTGAAATCGGAACTCGTTAGACATAAGCTAATTCACTCTGAAACTAAACCTTTCGTTTGTGTGGAGTGTGGACTCGCTTTTCGACAGAAACGTTATTTGAATAATCATATTAAAAGCAGACATATTGAAACTTTACGAGCATGCTAA
- the LOC117159764 gene encoding uncharacterized protein LOC117159764 isoform X1: MDSEGSVILESCGEHSILIQTVKDMVNVNTHTDLQSEEGGFFVVTDVQDEQQNVIEVSNEQSTVGQSDVQFSWSNLCRICANVNDHLIPIFEGEGLQHDLCNKIHKYLPICVSENDALPLQLCYHCAATLLAWHELLEGCLNAERRLLEMQDALQEKQGIEGLETSTQDATSAPNVTESLHQQQETVKDEVSGNSAVNDSDRFGLLQKKSFTTYCSWQQANEANSKERIKEKINDDSDHSLESYYNTDLNMAEMVKVMLPSLREIKNQYTCKHCRRIFERKYHLSRHILQCKTGSFTERTISNAKDVDETEDKDMKNENRKDLRLFQKYKKNKVETYPCIYCDYAVKQKKLLELHLLESHSEFTRKKDKKLKCADREMVMRAKMEIDGKVYYHCNECGKNLYSPYTFFWHVRIHTGERPYTCHLCGKQFRINQGLARHLRDTHAGIKKFPCDICGRMFSTKRSAEDHKRIHTGERPYICNICGKSFKQKASLFVHNRTHSDVFPFKCNYCDQNFRTRPLLMLHVKKHTGEKPHACDICDRRFRIKYELKRHRLIHFDDKPWQCTECNLSFRQKRYLVNHKKVNHKFAVPMK, translated from the exons ATGGACTCTGAGGGTTCTGTTATATTGGAATCATGCGGAGAAcattcaattttaattcaaacGGTAAAAGACATGGTTAATGTAAATACACATACTGATTTACAAAGTGAGGAAGGTGGATTTTTCGTAGTAACAGATGTTCAAGATGAACAACAAAATGTGATAGAAGTTTCAAATGAGCAATCAACAGTAGGACAGTCTGATGTACAATTTTCCTGGTCTAATTTATGTAGAATATGTGCAAATGTCAATGATCATTTAATCCCAATATTTGAAGGAGAAGGTCTACAACATGACCTatgtaataaaatacataaatatttaccaatatgt gTATCTGAAAATGATGCACTTCCATTACAATTATGTTACCATTGTGCTGCTACATTATTAGCATGGCATGAACTATTAGAAGGATGTCTGAATGCAGAAAGAAGATTATTAGAGATGCAAGATGCTTTGCAAGAAAAACAG GGTATAGAAGGATTAGAAACTTCTACACAGGATGCAACATCTGCACCTAATGTAACGGAATCACTT CATCAACAGCAAGAAACTGTAAAGGATGAAGTCTCTGGGAATTCAGCTGTTAATGATTCAGACAG gTTTGGTCTACTTCAGAAGAAATCCTTCACAACATATTGCTCATGGCAGCAAGCGAATGAGGCGAATTctaaagaaagaataaaagaaaaaattaatgacGATAGTGATCATTCACTTGAAAGTTATTACAATACAGATTTAAACATGGCAGAAATGGTGAAAGTAATGCTACCTTCTTTgagagaaataaaaaatcaatataCGTGCAAACATTGTCGACGAATCTTTGAAAGAAAATACCACTTATCCCGACATATACTCCAATGTAAAACTGGCAGCTTCACTGAACGCACTATATCAAATGCGAAAGATGTAGATGAAACAGAAGATAAAGATATGAAAAACGAAAATCGAAAAGATCTAAGAttgtttcaaaaatataaaaaaaataaagttgaaacGTATCCATGTATATATTGTGATTATGCAGTCAAACAAAAAAAATTGCTCGAACTACATTTGTTGGAATCGCATTCAGAGTTTACCAGAAAGAAGGACAAAAAATTAAAATGTGCCGATCGAGAAATGGTTATGCGTGCTAAAATGGAAATCGATGGGAAAGTTTATTATCATTGCAACGAATGTGGTAAAAATCTTTATTCACCTTATACGTTCTTCTGGCATGTGCGTATACATACTGGAGAACGACCATATACTTGTCATCTTTGTGGCAAACAGTTTCGTATAAATCAAGGACTAGCGAGACATTTACGAGATACGCATGCAGGCATAAAAAAATTTCCATGTGACATATGCGGTCGAATGTTTTCGACAAAACGTAGCGCGGAAGATCATAAACGTATTCATACTGGTGAACGAccatatatttgtaatatttgtggaaaATCATTCAAGCAAAAGGCTTCTCTATTTGTACATAATCGCACTCATTCAGATGTGTTTCCTTTTAAATGCAATTATTGCGATCAGAACTTTCGAACGAGACCATTACTCATGTTGCATGTAAAGAAACATACAGGTGAAAAGCCACACGCATGCGATATATGTGATCGACGGTTCCGTATAAAATACGAGCTAAAGCGTCATCGTTTAATTCACTTTGATGATAAACCGTGGCAATGCACAGAATGCAATCTCTCGTTCCGACAGAAACGCTATTTAGTTAATCATAAGAAAGTTAATCATAAGTTTGCGGTTCCTATGAAATAA
- the LOC117159764 gene encoding uncharacterized protein LOC117159764 isoform X2, whose translation MDSEGSVILESCGEHSILIQTVKDMVNVNTHTDLQSEEGGFFVVTDVQDEQQNVIEVSNEQSTVGQSDVQFSWSNLCRICANVNDHLIPIFEGEGLQHDLCNKIHKYLPICVSENDALPLQLCYHCAATLLAWHELLEGCLNAERRLLEMQDALQEKQGIEGLETSTQDATSAPNVTESLHQQQETVKDEVSGNSAVNDSDRWKTESDPVMQISTAESESTNVEEVEYIQCAQCDIVFVNMKYLIDHMNSEHEAQMHYCQYCKLVYHGKDKDFEVHISMHGSNYNKLKDATEDETLEYTNEVKKKDKNNEKSFNQDIEKPPCYTCNLCKRNFTKKCELKKHINRHSDVNPIQNSDETELVNKAKQIINDRVSYKCETCKKVIFTKRGFLRHIRVHFDKRPCKCDLCGKSYRIEQDLARHIRDVHEGLKKYACDICGRAFANKGAKDDHRRIHTGERPYACEHCPKMFRTLNSIYIHNRVHTDYKPHKCSYCGKHFRSRQRLTHHETTHTGIKAFACEICGKTFSVKGEVVRHRAIHNEEKPFDCKCGMKFGQKRYLRNHIKQHHKEASSWLLAELLGNNN comes from the exons ATGGACTCTGAGGGTTCTGTTATATTGGAATCATGCGGAGAAcattcaattttaattcaaacGGTAAAAGACATGGTTAATGTAAATACACATACTGATTTACAAAGTGAGGAAGGTGGATTTTTCGTAGTAACAGATGTTCAAGATGAACAACAAAATGTGATAGAAGTTTCAAATGAGCAATCAACAGTAGGACAGTCTGATGTACAATTTTCCTGGTCTAATTTATGTAGAATATGTGCAAATGTCAATGATCATTTAATCCCAATATTTGAAGGAGAAGGTCTACAACATGACCTatgtaataaaatacataaatatttaccaatatgt gTATCTGAAAATGATGCACTTCCATTACAATTATGTTACCATTGTGCTGCTACATTATTAGCATGGCATGAACTATTAGAAGGATGTCTGAATGCAGAAAGAAGATTATTAGAGATGCAAGATGCTTTGCAAGAAAAACAG GGTATAGAAGGATTAGAAACTTCTACACAGGATGCAACATCTGCACCTAATGTAACGGAATCACTT CATCAACAGCAAGAAACTGTAAAGGATGAAGTCTCTGGGAATTCAGCTGTTAATGATTCAGACAG GTGGAAGACCGAGTCTGATCCTGTTATGCAAATATCGACGGCCGAAAGCGAAAGTACAAACGTTGAAGAGGTAGAATATATCCAGTGCGCTCAATGTGATATTGTTTTCGTAAATATGAAGTACCTTATAGATCATATGAACAGCGAGCATGAAGCTCAAATGCATTATTGTCAGTATTGTAAGCTAGTGTATCATGGTAAAGATAAGGATTTTGAGGTTCACATATCAATGCAtggtagtaattataataaattaaaagatgcCACAGAAGATGAAACTTTGGAATACACAAACGAAGTGAAAAAGAAAGACAAGAATAATGAAAAATCTTTTAATCAGGACATTGAAAAGCCTCCGTGTTACACTTGCAATTTATGCAAGAGAAATTTCACAAAAAAGTGTGAATTAAAAAAACACATAAACAGACATTCCGATGTCAACCCGATTCAAAATTCGGATGAGACAGAACTTGTAAATAAAgcaaaacaaataattaatgatcGTGTTTCTTACAAATGTGAAACGTGTAAAAAGGTCATATTTACAAAACGGGGATTCCTACGCCATATTCGTGTCCATTTTGATAAACGACCATGTAAATGTGATTTATGCGGAAAATCCTATCGTATCGAACAAGACCTAGCTAGACATATACGAGACGTTCACGAAGGATTAAAAAAATATGCTTGCGACATTTGTGGTCGCGCGTTTGCGAATAAAGGAGCGAAAGATGATCATCGAAGGATTCATACCGGTGAACGTCCATACGCATGCGAACATTGCCCAAAAATGTTTCGAACTCTGAATTCAATTTACATTCACAATCGTGTACATACGGATTATAAACCTCATAAATGTTCATATTGTGGAAAACATTTTAGAAGCAGGCAGAGGCTAACTCATCATGAAACTACACATACAGGTATCAAAGCTTTTGCCTGCGAAATCTGCGGTAAAACTTTTTCCGTCAAAGGAGAAGTTGTACGACATCGTGCGATACATAACGAAGAAAAACCTTTCGACTGTAAATGCGGCATGAAATTTGGCCAGAAAAGATATCTGAGAAACCATATAAAACAACATCACAAGGAAGCATCTTCATGGTTGTTAGCAGAATTATTGGGAAATAATAATTGA
- the LOC117155427 gene encoding uncharacterized protein LOC117155427 isoform X1: MSMLDLKITCSYKTVNMGRSYKKCKVRRGMLFCHLVQSRKNNLWRKIKYPNKCDKIDKVLLKVYVDRMLNNARSEKVKRQRNNSKVPCRIISIVSLETVKNLCVPIMEDWKEENVATYVPWKSTEDRNIIQSLVGGTKAERKQYRLAERQGIQNLEKRGILNSNQKISFINKTSKKVVDITQVVYDLKRLYLNNFRNIDINTLENIDINKLSISNIDKKNTSVGKDDKAEVIEQQLVQKFKKLMLCHFTK, from the exons ATGTCAATGTTAGATTTAAAAATAACGTGTTCATATAAAACTGTAAATATGGGACGTTCatacaaaaaatgtaaagtacGTAGAGGCATGTTATTTTGCCATTTGGTGCAATCTCGTAAAAACAATTTAtggagaaaaataaaatatccaaataaaTGTGACAAAATTGACAAAGTATTGTTGAAGGTATACGTA GACCGTATGTTAAATAATGCGCGTAGTGAAAAGGTTAAAAGACAACGAAATAATTCTAAAGTACCATGTAGAATAATATCAATAGTATCTTTGGAAACAGTTAAAAACCTATGTGTTCCTATAATGGAAGATTGGAAAGAG GAAAATGTAGCAACCTATGTCCCTTGGAAAAGCACTGAGGATAGAAATATTATACAAAGCTTAGTAGGAGGCACAAAAGCAGAAAGGAAGCAATATAGATTAGCTGAACGACAAGGAATCCAAAACCTTGAAAAAAGAGGTATATTGAATTCAAACCAAAAAATCAGCTTT ATAAATAAAACATCAAAGAAAGTTGTAGATATTACACAAGTTGTGTATGATTTGAAAAGATTATACctaaataattttagaaatattgatattaataCACTGGAGAATATTGATATTAACAAACTATCTATAAGCAACATTGATAAAAAGAACACTTCTGTGGGAAAAGATGATAAAGCAGAAGTCATAGAACag CAATTAGTacaaaaattcaaaaaattgaTGCTTTGTCACTtcacaaaataa
- the LOC117155427 gene encoding uncharacterized protein LOC117155427 isoform X2, whose translation MSMLDLKITCSYKTVNMGRSYKKCKVRRGMLFCHLVQSRKNNLWRKIKYPNKCDKIDKVLLKDRMLNNARSEKVKRQRNNSKVPCRIISIVSLETVKNLCVPIMEDWKEENVATYVPWKSTEDRNIIQSLVGGTKAERKQYRLAERQGIQNLEKRGILNSNQKISFINKTSKKVVDITQVVYDLKRLYLNNFRNIDINTLENIDINKLSISNIDKKNTSVGKDDKAEVIEQQLVQKFKKLMLCHFTK comes from the exons ATGTCAATGTTAGATTTAAAAATAACGTGTTCATATAAAACTGTAAATATGGGACGTTCatacaaaaaatgtaaagtacGTAGAGGCATGTTATTTTGCCATTTGGTGCAATCTCGTAAAAACAATTTAtggagaaaaataaaatatccaaataaaTGTGACAAAATTGACAAAGTATTGTTGAAG GACCGTATGTTAAATAATGCGCGTAGTGAAAAGGTTAAAAGACAACGAAATAATTCTAAAGTACCATGTAGAATAATATCAATAGTATCTTTGGAAACAGTTAAAAACCTATGTGTTCCTATAATGGAAGATTGGAAAGAG GAAAATGTAGCAACCTATGTCCCTTGGAAAAGCACTGAGGATAGAAATATTATACAAAGCTTAGTAGGAGGCACAAAAGCAGAAAGGAAGCAATATAGATTAGCTGAACGACAAGGAATCCAAAACCTTGAAAAAAGAGGTATATTGAATTCAAACCAAAAAATCAGCTTT ATAAATAAAACATCAAAGAAAGTTGTAGATATTACACAAGTTGTGTATGATTTGAAAAGATTATACctaaataattttagaaatattgatattaataCACTGGAGAATATTGATATTAACAAACTATCTATAAGCAACATTGATAAAAAGAACACTTCTGTGGGAAAAGATGATAAAGCAGAAGTCATAGAACag CAATTAGTacaaaaattcaaaaaattgaTGCTTTGTCACTtcacaaaataa
- the LOC117155427 gene encoding uncharacterized protein LOC117155427 isoform X3 — MSMLDLKITCSYKTVNMGRSYKKCKVRRGMLFCHLVQSRKNNLWRKIKYPNKCDKIDKDRMLNNARSEKVKRQRNNSKVPCRIISIVSLETVKNLCVPIMEDWKEENVATYVPWKSTEDRNIIQSLVGGTKAERKQYRLAERQGIQNLEKRGILNSNQKISFINKTSKKVVDITQVVYDLKRLYLNNFRNIDINTLENIDINKLSISNIDKKNTSVGKDDKAEVIEQQLVQKFKKLMLCHFTK; from the exons ATGTCAATGTTAGATTTAAAAATAACGTGTTCATATAAAACTGTAAATATGGGACGTTCatacaaaaaatgtaaagtacGTAGAGGCATGTTATTTTGCCATTTGGTGCAATCTCGTAAAAACAATTTAtggagaaaaataaaatatccaaataaaTGTGACAAAATTGACAAA GACCGTATGTTAAATAATGCGCGTAGTGAAAAGGTTAAAAGACAACGAAATAATTCTAAAGTACCATGTAGAATAATATCAATAGTATCTTTGGAAACAGTTAAAAACCTATGTGTTCCTATAATGGAAGATTGGAAAGAG GAAAATGTAGCAACCTATGTCCCTTGGAAAAGCACTGAGGATAGAAATATTATACAAAGCTTAGTAGGAGGCACAAAAGCAGAAAGGAAGCAATATAGATTAGCTGAACGACAAGGAATCCAAAACCTTGAAAAAAGAGGTATATTGAATTCAAACCAAAAAATCAGCTTT ATAAATAAAACATCAAAGAAAGTTGTAGATATTACACAAGTTGTGTATGATTTGAAAAGATTATACctaaataattttagaaatattgatattaataCACTGGAGAATATTGATATTAACAAACTATCTATAAGCAACATTGATAAAAAGAACACTTCTGTGGGAAAAGATGATAAAGCAGAAGTCATAGAACag CAATTAGTacaaaaattcaaaaaattgaTGCTTTGTCACTtcacaaaataa
- the LOC117160370 gene encoding transferrin receptor protein 1 isoform X1 — protein MQRVLSFQMVRGVNESREFVTKRMCFSFILSIGFLTFLGGYTLGRFVMIRAMEFRAEKRRLELAGNGLENTEHLQRFMLKQLERASLDPDFEMKWDSFNLKEDDIYQVNNILSNLSLIEKVVKCQSHIVATARGAREPDRYVVLSASGEGVGIALKLAKIFNQIQEECTWKPRRSIIFCLFSASSNPCPEILSSFLPHKIVAYIVVDHQALQGKGHFIVSGSDIVQFMVLESASIVKDWFSYDNQLLSSNNTFYNVTTSRLALDIPHAVLSYVNNNITCNEDHHERELHKIILAQIVGQTIWKFSESLIIKWNPSYFNNTALDILKSINNTELLDVKEKVQQTLDKLLTSIKICNKKIDTVDNINTLDTRILNDLMMDLDRILLCPDKQNQSRTDWSKFFRLNHEPSDKIIMYMNEVVKCYENAIQFLQDR, from the exons ATGCAGCGGGTACTTAGCTTTCAAATGGTTCGTGGGGTTAACGAGTCTCGCGAGTTTGTGACAAAACGTATGTGCTTTTCGTTTATATTATCGATCGGATTTCTTACTTTCTTGGGTGGATATACACTTGGTCGTTTTGTCATGATAAGAGCTATGGAATTTCGTGCTGAAAAAAGGCGCCTTGAATTAGCGGGAAACGGGCTAGAAAATACCGAACATCTCCAACGTTTCATGCTCAAGCAACTGGAAAGGGCGTCTCTTGATCCTGATTTTGAAAT gaAATGGGATTCCTTCAATTTAAAGGAAGATGATATATATCAAGTGAATAATATTCTATCGAATTTGTCGCTTATTGAAAAGGTCGTCAAATGTCAATCGCACATCGTGGCAACCGCTAGAGGAGCCAGAGAGCCTG ATAGGTACGTAGTTTTATCTGCTAGCGGTGAAGGTGTCGGAATCGCTTTAAAATTGGCAAAAATTTTCAATCAAATCCAAGAAGAATGCACGTGGAAACCTCGTAGatctattattttttgtttattctCCGCATCTTCAAATCCTTGTCCAGAAATATTGTCCAGCTTTCTGCCTCACAAGATTGTGGCTTATATTGTAGTAGACCATCAAGCTTTACAAG GTAAAGGCCACTTTATTGTATCTGGATCAGATATTGTACAGTTTATGGTTTTAGAATCTGCTAGCATTGTAAAAGACTGGTTTTCTTATGACAATCAGTTATTGTCCTCAAACAACACATTTTACAATGTTACAACTTCCCGGCTAGCTTTGGACATACCTCATGCAGTACTCTCTTATGTG aataatAATATCACATGCAATGAAGATCATCATGAGAGGGAATTGCATAAAATAATTTTAGCACAAATAGTTGGTCAAACTATTTGGAAGTTCTCTGAatctttaataataaaatggaaccctagttattttaataacacTGCCCTTGACATATTAAAATCTATAAACAATACTGAATTGTTGGATGTTAAAG AGAAAGTACAACAAACCTTGGATAAATTGTTAACTAgcattaaaatttgtaataaaaaaattgataCAGTTGACAACATCAA CACACTTGACACAAGGATACTAAATGATTTAATGATGGATTTGGATAGAATTCTTCTATGTCCTGATAAACAAAATCAATCCAGAACTGATTGGTCAAAATTTTTTAGATTGAATCATGAGCCTTCAGACAAAATCATAATGTACATGAACGAAGTGGTGAAGTGTTATGAAAATgctatacaatttttacaagatcgatag
- the LOC117160370 gene encoding uncharacterized protein LOC117160370 isoform X2, whose translation MQRVLSFQMVRGVNESREFVTKRMCFSFILSIGFLTFLGGYTLGRFVMIRAMEFRAEKRRLELAGNGLENTEHLQRFMLKQLERASLDPDFEMKWDSFNLKEDDIYQVNNILSNLSLIEKVVKCQSHIVATARGAREPGKGHFIVSGSDIVQFMVLESASIVKDWFSYDNQLLSSNNTFYNVTTSRLALDIPHAVLSYVNNNITCNEDHHERELHKIILAQIVGQTIWKFSESLIIKWNPSYFNNTALDILKSINNTELLDVKEKVQQTLDKLLTSIKICNKKIDTVDNINTLDTRILNDLMMDLDRILLCPDKQNQSRTDWSKFFRLNHEPSDKIIMYMNEVVKCYENAIQFLQDR comes from the exons ATGCAGCGGGTACTTAGCTTTCAAATGGTTCGTGGGGTTAACGAGTCTCGCGAGTTTGTGACAAAACGTATGTGCTTTTCGTTTATATTATCGATCGGATTTCTTACTTTCTTGGGTGGATATACACTTGGTCGTTTTGTCATGATAAGAGCTATGGAATTTCGTGCTGAAAAAAGGCGCCTTGAATTAGCGGGAAACGGGCTAGAAAATACCGAACATCTCCAACGTTTCATGCTCAAGCAACTGGAAAGGGCGTCTCTTGATCCTGATTTTGAAAT gaAATGGGATTCCTTCAATTTAAAGGAAGATGATATATATCAAGTGAATAATATTCTATCGAATTTGTCGCTTATTGAAAAGGTCGTCAAATGTCAATCGCACATCGTGGCAACCGCTAGAGGAGCCAGAGAGCCTG GTAAAGGCCACTTTATTGTATCTGGATCAGATATTGTACAGTTTATGGTTTTAGAATCTGCTAGCATTGTAAAAGACTGGTTTTCTTATGACAATCAGTTATTGTCCTCAAACAACACATTTTACAATGTTACAACTTCCCGGCTAGCTTTGGACATACCTCATGCAGTACTCTCTTATGTG aataatAATATCACATGCAATGAAGATCATCATGAGAGGGAATTGCATAAAATAATTTTAGCACAAATAGTTGGTCAAACTATTTGGAAGTTCTCTGAatctttaataataaaatggaaccctagttattttaataacacTGCCCTTGACATATTAAAATCTATAAACAATACTGAATTGTTGGATGTTAAAG AGAAAGTACAACAAACCTTGGATAAATTGTTAACTAgcattaaaatttgtaataaaaaaattgataCAGTTGACAACATCAA CACACTTGACACAAGGATACTAAATGATTTAATGATGGATTTGGATAGAATTCTTCTATGTCCTGATAAACAAAATCAATCCAGAACTGATTGGTCAAAATTTTTTAGATTGAATCATGAGCCTTCAGACAAAATCATAATGTACATGAACGAAGTGGTGAAGTGTTATGAAAATgctatacaatttttacaagatcgatag